Proteins found in one Planococcus citri chromosome 2, ihPlaCitr1.1, whole genome shotgun sequence genomic segment:
- the LOC135836358 gene encoding ubinuclein-2-like isoform X2: MSVENKSDTKSNKDEKCVLNKKLYSATIRLTVSLREPDEESCSVFNYISLVAEEKRNRRHAKEKLALNGNLDENEEVDDEVKKLAQHFEEKYGGGTAAKKKKKKKAPTFYNYTELAAGYDESDSFIDNSEAFDEALPDEMKTFHGGYYVNVGQLKFKKVELGDDNSEFEEIRVGKKKSCVIKSDDSDSEDDSSKSDIEKSESVDDEVESPHKKLPEETNHKGAENTKNVNEVVKTNGSEKLKPEKSKENVPSNGPISVNGEILVKKRKKYKKRRLEEDDGPVDGLSKPKKKAITVKTLLEEKRVVVENGDTSVPVPAPASVPAPVPSPAPVLKLGVDNGRNSINDVIESVVRNSTKVHSEDSRDSTCSSSDAKSIDSRTSYDTEKDSHHDEMEVTEASSAACGFPNIPKEQIKLPDNLPSDVLELISQIKNAAQNSDLGVRTFFNPYINSKLLSLEIKVRPLMSSARHALYGHLSSFLPCSKDTLMKRAKKLLIEEEEKHMAEPFKKLKVNIDKVMPALLNNYDIALQKALEEKVSDSTKNGEADEKKISPKLPPRKFIWTEETRSCLRDLVACRQKCFCMLKPRKETSDEYVRKFLETRVKSLWPAGWMDTPTLLKESHSTNNTTAKAKKTSLTPQNTPPSTASSSTSTTTATSAAPAVTVTPTTTAKKSAHSSVPSISNNSNAAATSISAANFSNLLSLQSLAMQYSQSDLGYPITTSSSIPYGHDLNLLTAAAAAGSNLPFSMDLLSRIAFASAATSSGHQAYTKGKSPPKKQSPSPGYSSSTQRSTTPHSNSASSTNSFADAKKKEKMSNEALMSQYADMIKMDPALNAAAAAAASKNKKEHHMLNHISQYNKHYSHKTEKRKNAGHERKESFSNVKTSTVSTHNNSPATNAKPASCEVLDLSPNKTTKSDAKSETPVHPKTEHHHHHHHHKTESKTNTTVSSSPSTAKDHNYWSSSAKKDDVPEVKEIKQEKPIVVPSIQRSLSTPADTSPPQSLTPKPTTHISRKQRILQESAKSAAQEIFKTSESSKSHSHESAKLTAQSSVSSKESTYVNESRDRSNHNSSKEDGLPSIKNEKKSFNLLEDKQLIEETANATDILSKIINDTLQNDTPLQPQFTNPLFDNTKIKKEIKLEDAEIHINDFIKEKPSQTSTPIREPRPSVEKSSSSTTTAGRKTPSNDRAEIEAADVINDLLALNQIGGRSSMKRLDYQDSRYMDNRHLPAEINFTNGSLMSQSSPHNANNSKTSSIPRMNLTGFQDEFLQHIFKMDRDGSPYNSNSVPQDNCFTPDFPTLENKKSSFNHVSKSSVKPESKS, translated from the exons atgTCTGTCGAAAATAAAAGTGATACAAAATCTAATAAAGATGAAAAGTGCGTcctaaacaaaaaattgtattcggCAACCATCCGTTTAACCGTTTCTCTACGCGAACCTGACGAAGAATCTTGCTCAGTATTCAATTATATTTCTCTCGTCGCCGAAGAG AAACGCAATCGAAGACATGCGAAAGAGAAATTAGCTTTGAATGGCAATCTCGATGAAAACGAGGAAGTAGAcgatgaagtgaaaaaattagcgcagcattttgaagaaaaatat GGTGGTGGTACTGcggcgaagaagaaaaagaagaaaaaagccCCCACATTCTACAATTACACTGAATTAGCGGCTGGATACGACGAAAGTGATTCATTTATCGATAATTCGGAGGCT TTTGATGAAGCTTTACCAGacgaaatgaaaacttttcatgGTGGTTACTACGTCAATGTTGGccaattaaaatttaagaaagtaGAATTAGGAGATGATAATTCTGAATTCGAAGAAATTCGAGTTGGTAAAAAGAAA AGTTGCGTTATAAAAAGCGACGATTCGGATAGCGAAGACGATTCTAGTAAATCTGATATCGAAAAATCTGAATCAGTCGACGATGAAGTTGAGTCACCGCACAAA AAGTTACCAGAAGAAACCAATCATAAAGGAGCCGAGAACACTAAAAACGTCAACGAAGTTGTCAAAACAAACGGcagtgaaaaattgaagccaGAAAAGTCTAAAGAAAACGTACCTAGTAACGGGCCGATTTCGGTGAACGGTGAAATTCTGGTGAAAAAgcgtaaaaaatataaaaagcgTCGATTAGAAGAAGACGACGGCCCAGTTGACGGGTTATCCAAACCAAAAAAGAAAGCCATAACTGTAAAGACTTTATTGGAAGAGAAACGTGTGGTTGTTGAAA aTGGCGATACTAGCGTTCCTGTTCCTGCTCCTGCCTCAGTCCCAGCCCCAGTCCCTTCACCCGCTCCGGTTCTCAAACTAGGGGTTGATAATGGTCGAAATTCTATCAATGATGTTATTGAGTCAGTTGTGAGGAACTCGACTAAAGTTCATTCGGAAGATTCTCGAGATAGTACTTGTTCCAGTTCAGATGCTAAATCGATAG ATTCTAGAACGAGTTACGATACTGAAAAGGATAGTCATCATGATGAGATGGAAGTAACTGAAGCATCCAGCGCAGCTTGTGGCTTCCCCAACATTCCTAAAGAACAAATCAAGTTACCCGATAATTTACCATCCGACGTGCTAGAATTGATTTCACAGATAAAAAACGCTGCTCAGAATTCTGATTTAGGAGTGAGAACGTTCTTTAATCCGTATATCAATTCTAAATTGTTGAG TCTCGAAATCAAAGTCAGACCATTGATGTCGAGCGCCAGGCACGCTTTGTATGGTCATTTATCCAGTTTTTTACCTTGTTCTAAAGACACTTTAATGAAACgtgccaaaaaattattaatcgaagaagaagaaaaacataTGGCGGAACCATTTAAAAA acTGAAAGTCAATATTGATAAAGTAATGCCAGCCTTACTGAACAATTATGATATAGCGCTACAAAAAGCACTGGAAGAAAA AGTTAGCGATTCGACCAAAAACGGTGAAGCAGACGAAAAGAAAATTTCGCCGAAGTTACCTCCAAGGAAATTTATATGGACGGAGGAGACAAG GAGCTGTCTTCGAGATTTAGTAGCATGTCGCCAAAAGTGCTTCTGTATGTTGAAACCGAGAAAAGAAACGTCAGACGAATATGTAAGAAAGTTCCTGGAAACTAGAGTAAAATCATTATGGCCTGCTGGGTGGATGGATACGCCTACTCTGTTGAAAGAGTCGCATTCTACTAATAATACTAC CGCTAAAGCTAAGAAAACGTCTCTGACGCCTCAAAATACTCCTCCGTCAACAGCATCGTCTTCAACAAGCACGACAACTGCCACATCGGCCGCCCCCGCTGTCACCGTAACTCCGACGACGACAGCGAAAAAATCAGCGCATTCTTCAGTTCCTAGTATTAGTAATAATTCGAACGCTGCAGCTACCAGCATAAGCGCCGCGAATTTCAGCAATTTGTTATCTTTGCAATCGTTAGCGATGCAGTATTCTCAGTCAGATTTGGGTTATCCGATAACAACGAGTTCCAGCATTCCTTACGGGCATGATCTCAATTTATTAACCGCCGCTGCGGCCGCTGGTTCAAATCTACCCTTTTCTATGGATTTACTGTCTCGTATCGCATTCGCTTCTGCGGCTACCTCATCCGGTCACCAAGCGTATACCAAGGGTAAAAGCCCGCCGAAAAAGCAAAGTCCATCGCCCGGATATTCGTCTAGTACGCAGCGATCAACTACACCGCATTCGAATTCGGCTTCATCGACTAATTCGTTCGCAGAtgcgaagaaaaaagaaaagatgtCGAACGAAGCTTTGATGTCGCAGTACGCCGATATGATTAAAATGGACCCGGCGCTGAACGCTGCCGCTGCTGCTGCAgctagtaaaaataaaaaagagcaTCATATGCTGAACCATATATCTCAGTACAATAAACATTATAGTCATAAAACCGAGAAACGTAAAAATGCCGGGCATGAGCGAAAAGAAAGCTTCTCTAATGTGAAAACGTCGACGGTTAGTACTCATAATAATTCGCCTGCAACCAACGCCAAACCTGCATCTTGCGAGGTATTGGATTTATCGCCGAATAAAACCACCAAAAGTGATGCTAAAAGTGAAACCCCCGTCCATCCTAAAACTGaacatcatcatcaccatcatcatcataaaactgaatccaaaactaATACGACTGTTTCATCGTCTCCGTCTACTGCCAAAGATCATAATTATTGGTCGAGTTCTGCTAAAAAAGACGACGTGCCTGAAGTAAAAGAAATCAAACAAGAAAAACCTATAGTTGTACCTTCGATTCAGCGTTCTCTTAGTACGCCAGCG GACACTTCACCACCGCAATCTCTTACACCAAAACCAACCACGCATATCAGTAGAAAACAACGTATTTTGCAAGAAAGCGCAAAATCAGCTGCtcaagaaatattcaaaacgtCTGAATCGTCGAAATCACATTCTCACGAGAGTGCTAAATTAACAGCTCAATCTTCTGTTAGTTCTAAGGAATCTACTTACGTTAACGAATCTCGAGATCGTTCCAATCACAATTCCTCTAAG GAAGATGGATTACCCAgtattaaaaatgagaaaaaatcgtttaatttATTAGAAGACAAACAATTGATTGAAGAGACTGCCAACGCGACTGATATTTTAAGTAAAATAATTAATGATACGTTGCAGAATGACACACCGCTACAGCCACAATTTACAAATCCTCTGTTcgat aataccaaaataaaaaaagaaatcaaattggAAGACGCAGAAATTCATATAAACGATTTCATTAAGGAAAAGCCATCTCAGACATCGACTCCAATCCGAGAACCACGTCCGTCTGTGGAAAAATCATCTTCATCGACAACCACTGCTGGAAGAAAAACACCGAGTAATGATCGAGCTGAAATCGAAGCAGCCGACGTAATAAATGATCTTCTGGCGTTGAATCAAATCGGCGGACGTAGCTCGATGAAACGATTGGATTATCAAGATTCGAGGTATATGGATAATCGG CATTTACCTGCGGAAATAAATTTCACCAACGGTTCGTTGATGTCTCAGTCTAGTCCTCATAATGCTAATAATAGTAAAACATCTTCCATACCGAGAATGAATCTTACCGgttttcaagatgaatttttgcagCATATATTCAAAATGGATCGCGATGGTTCTCCGTA TAATAGTAACTCTGTTCCGCAGGATAATTGTTTTACGCCTGATTTTCCTACGCTAGAA aataagaAGTCGTCTTTCAATCATGTTTCAAAATCTTCTGTTAAACCAG aatcAAAATCTTAG
- the LOC135836358 gene encoding ubinuclein-2-like isoform X1 — protein sequence MSVENKSDTKSNKDEKCVLNKKLYSATIRLTVSLREPDEESCSVFNYISLVAEEKRNRRHAKEKLALNGNLDENEEVDDEVKKLAQHFEEKYGGGTAAKKKKKKKAPTFYNYTELAAGYDESDSFIDNSEAFDEALPDEMKTFHGGYYVNVGQLKFKKVELGDDNSEFEEIRVGKKKSCVIKSDDSDSEDDSSKSDIEKSESVDDEVESPHKKLPEETNHKGAENTKNVNEVVKTNGSEKLKPEKSKENVPSNGPISVNGEILVKKRKKYKKRRLEEDDGPVDGLSKPKKKAITVKTLLEEKRVVVENGDTSVPVPAPASVPAPVPSPAPVLKLGVDNGRNSINDVIESVVRNSTKVHSEDSRDSTCSSSDAKSIDSRTSYDTEKDSHHDEMEVTEASSAACGFPNIPKEQIKLPDNLPSDVLELISQIKNAAQNSDLGVRTFFNPYINSKLLSLEIKVRPLMSSARHALYGHLSSFLPCSKDTLMKRAKKLLIEEEEKHMAEPFKKLKVNIDKVMPALLNNYDIALQKALEEKVSDSTKNGEADEKKISPKLPPRKFIWTEETRSCLRDLVACRQKCFCMLKPRKETSDEYVRKFLETRVKSLWPAGWMDTPTLLKESHSTNNTTAKAKKTSLTPQNTPPSTASSSTSTTTATSAAPAVTVTPTTTAKKSAHSSVPSISNNSNAAATSISAANFSNLLSLQSLAMQYSQSDLGYPITTSSSIPYGHDLNLLTAAAAAGSNLPFSMDLLSRIAFASAATSSGHQAYTKGKSPPKKQSPSPGYSSSTQRSTTPHSNSASSTNSFADAKKKEKMSNEALMSQYADMIKMDPALNAAAAAAASKNKKEHHMLNHISQYNKHYSHKTEKRKNAGHERKESFSNVKTSTVSTHNNSPATNAKPASCEVLDLSPNKTTKSDAKSETPVHPKTEHHHHHHHHKTESKTNTTVSSSPSTAKDHNYWSSSAKKDDVPEVKEIKQEKPIVVPSIQRSLSTPADTSPPQSLTPKPTTHISRKQRILQESAKSAAQEIFKTSESSKSHSHESAKLTAQSSVSSKESTYVNESRDRSNHNSSKEDGLPSIKNEKKSFNLLEDKQLIEETANATDILSKIINDTLQNDTPLQPQFTNPLFDNTKIKKEIKLEDAEIHINDFIKEKPSQTSTPIREPRPSVEKSSSSTTTAGRKTPSNDRAEIEAADVINDLLALNQIGGRSSMKRLDYQDSRYMDNRHLPAEINFTNGSLMSQSSPHNANNSKTSSIPRMNLTGFQDEFLQHIFKMDRDGSPYNSNSVPQDNCFTPDFPTLENKKSSFNHVSKSSVKPGNTSIFNYQSVIMPPSSVKWHSSESKS from the exons atgTCTGTCGAAAATAAAAGTGATACAAAATCTAATAAAGATGAAAAGTGCGTcctaaacaaaaaattgtattcggCAACCATCCGTTTAACCGTTTCTCTACGCGAACCTGACGAAGAATCTTGCTCAGTATTCAATTATATTTCTCTCGTCGCCGAAGAG AAACGCAATCGAAGACATGCGAAAGAGAAATTAGCTTTGAATGGCAATCTCGATGAAAACGAGGAAGTAGAcgatgaagtgaaaaaattagcgcagcattttgaagaaaaatat GGTGGTGGTACTGcggcgaagaagaaaaagaagaaaaaagccCCCACATTCTACAATTACACTGAATTAGCGGCTGGATACGACGAAAGTGATTCATTTATCGATAATTCGGAGGCT TTTGATGAAGCTTTACCAGacgaaatgaaaacttttcatgGTGGTTACTACGTCAATGTTGGccaattaaaatttaagaaagtaGAATTAGGAGATGATAATTCTGAATTCGAAGAAATTCGAGTTGGTAAAAAGAAA AGTTGCGTTATAAAAAGCGACGATTCGGATAGCGAAGACGATTCTAGTAAATCTGATATCGAAAAATCTGAATCAGTCGACGATGAAGTTGAGTCACCGCACAAA AAGTTACCAGAAGAAACCAATCATAAAGGAGCCGAGAACACTAAAAACGTCAACGAAGTTGTCAAAACAAACGGcagtgaaaaattgaagccaGAAAAGTCTAAAGAAAACGTACCTAGTAACGGGCCGATTTCGGTGAACGGTGAAATTCTGGTGAAAAAgcgtaaaaaatataaaaagcgTCGATTAGAAGAAGACGACGGCCCAGTTGACGGGTTATCCAAACCAAAAAAGAAAGCCATAACTGTAAAGACTTTATTGGAAGAGAAACGTGTGGTTGTTGAAA aTGGCGATACTAGCGTTCCTGTTCCTGCTCCTGCCTCAGTCCCAGCCCCAGTCCCTTCACCCGCTCCGGTTCTCAAACTAGGGGTTGATAATGGTCGAAATTCTATCAATGATGTTATTGAGTCAGTTGTGAGGAACTCGACTAAAGTTCATTCGGAAGATTCTCGAGATAGTACTTGTTCCAGTTCAGATGCTAAATCGATAG ATTCTAGAACGAGTTACGATACTGAAAAGGATAGTCATCATGATGAGATGGAAGTAACTGAAGCATCCAGCGCAGCTTGTGGCTTCCCCAACATTCCTAAAGAACAAATCAAGTTACCCGATAATTTACCATCCGACGTGCTAGAATTGATTTCACAGATAAAAAACGCTGCTCAGAATTCTGATTTAGGAGTGAGAACGTTCTTTAATCCGTATATCAATTCTAAATTGTTGAG TCTCGAAATCAAAGTCAGACCATTGATGTCGAGCGCCAGGCACGCTTTGTATGGTCATTTATCCAGTTTTTTACCTTGTTCTAAAGACACTTTAATGAAACgtgccaaaaaattattaatcgaagaagaagaaaaacataTGGCGGAACCATTTAAAAA acTGAAAGTCAATATTGATAAAGTAATGCCAGCCTTACTGAACAATTATGATATAGCGCTACAAAAAGCACTGGAAGAAAA AGTTAGCGATTCGACCAAAAACGGTGAAGCAGACGAAAAGAAAATTTCGCCGAAGTTACCTCCAAGGAAATTTATATGGACGGAGGAGACAAG GAGCTGTCTTCGAGATTTAGTAGCATGTCGCCAAAAGTGCTTCTGTATGTTGAAACCGAGAAAAGAAACGTCAGACGAATATGTAAGAAAGTTCCTGGAAACTAGAGTAAAATCATTATGGCCTGCTGGGTGGATGGATACGCCTACTCTGTTGAAAGAGTCGCATTCTACTAATAATACTAC CGCTAAAGCTAAGAAAACGTCTCTGACGCCTCAAAATACTCCTCCGTCAACAGCATCGTCTTCAACAAGCACGACAACTGCCACATCGGCCGCCCCCGCTGTCACCGTAACTCCGACGACGACAGCGAAAAAATCAGCGCATTCTTCAGTTCCTAGTATTAGTAATAATTCGAACGCTGCAGCTACCAGCATAAGCGCCGCGAATTTCAGCAATTTGTTATCTTTGCAATCGTTAGCGATGCAGTATTCTCAGTCAGATTTGGGTTATCCGATAACAACGAGTTCCAGCATTCCTTACGGGCATGATCTCAATTTATTAACCGCCGCTGCGGCCGCTGGTTCAAATCTACCCTTTTCTATGGATTTACTGTCTCGTATCGCATTCGCTTCTGCGGCTACCTCATCCGGTCACCAAGCGTATACCAAGGGTAAAAGCCCGCCGAAAAAGCAAAGTCCATCGCCCGGATATTCGTCTAGTACGCAGCGATCAACTACACCGCATTCGAATTCGGCTTCATCGACTAATTCGTTCGCAGAtgcgaagaaaaaagaaaagatgtCGAACGAAGCTTTGATGTCGCAGTACGCCGATATGATTAAAATGGACCCGGCGCTGAACGCTGCCGCTGCTGCTGCAgctagtaaaaataaaaaagagcaTCATATGCTGAACCATATATCTCAGTACAATAAACATTATAGTCATAAAACCGAGAAACGTAAAAATGCCGGGCATGAGCGAAAAGAAAGCTTCTCTAATGTGAAAACGTCGACGGTTAGTACTCATAATAATTCGCCTGCAACCAACGCCAAACCTGCATCTTGCGAGGTATTGGATTTATCGCCGAATAAAACCACCAAAAGTGATGCTAAAAGTGAAACCCCCGTCCATCCTAAAACTGaacatcatcatcaccatcatcatcataaaactgaatccaaaactaATACGACTGTTTCATCGTCTCCGTCTACTGCCAAAGATCATAATTATTGGTCGAGTTCTGCTAAAAAAGACGACGTGCCTGAAGTAAAAGAAATCAAACAAGAAAAACCTATAGTTGTACCTTCGATTCAGCGTTCTCTTAGTACGCCAGCG GACACTTCACCACCGCAATCTCTTACACCAAAACCAACCACGCATATCAGTAGAAAACAACGTATTTTGCAAGAAAGCGCAAAATCAGCTGCtcaagaaatattcaaaacgtCTGAATCGTCGAAATCACATTCTCACGAGAGTGCTAAATTAACAGCTCAATCTTCTGTTAGTTCTAAGGAATCTACTTACGTTAACGAATCTCGAGATCGTTCCAATCACAATTCCTCTAAG GAAGATGGATTACCCAgtattaaaaatgagaaaaaatcgtttaatttATTAGAAGACAAACAATTGATTGAAGAGACTGCCAACGCGACTGATATTTTAAGTAAAATAATTAATGATACGTTGCAGAATGACACACCGCTACAGCCACAATTTACAAATCCTCTGTTcgat aataccaaaataaaaaaagaaatcaaattggAAGACGCAGAAATTCATATAAACGATTTCATTAAGGAAAAGCCATCTCAGACATCGACTCCAATCCGAGAACCACGTCCGTCTGTGGAAAAATCATCTTCATCGACAACCACTGCTGGAAGAAAAACACCGAGTAATGATCGAGCTGAAATCGAAGCAGCCGACGTAATAAATGATCTTCTGGCGTTGAATCAAATCGGCGGACGTAGCTCGATGAAACGATTGGATTATCAAGATTCGAGGTATATGGATAATCGG CATTTACCTGCGGAAATAAATTTCACCAACGGTTCGTTGATGTCTCAGTCTAGTCCTCATAATGCTAATAATAGTAAAACATCTTCCATACCGAGAATGAATCTTACCGgttttcaagatgaatttttgcagCATATATTCAAAATGGATCGCGATGGTTCTCCGTA TAATAGTAACTCTGTTCCGCAGGATAATTGTTTTACGCCTGATTTTCCTACGCTAGAA aataagaAGTCGTCTTTCAATCATGTTTCAAAATCTTCTGTTAAACCAG GAaacacatcaatttttaattatcagTCTGTGATTATGCCTCCTTCGTCTGTCAAATGGCATTCATCAG aatcAAAATCTTAG